CAAGGATTCTCTCGTCGCTGTCATCAGCAGCCCGGAAATCGAAGCCAAGAAGATGCAGGCTCAGGGTGCACTCGGTGCTGCCAGGGCTCAGGCAAGCAAGGCCCGCAATGGTGCCCGTAGCGAAGACATTACTGCACTTAAGGCTATGGCAAACCGCGCTCAAGAGGCCGCAACGCTCGCCAAGAACACTTATGAACGTGTGCAGAAACTCTACAACGAAGGCGTGCTCCCGCTCCAGAAGCGCGATGAAGCCGAAACGCAGATGAAGGCTACGCAGTCCGCTGCTGATGCCGCCCGTGCCCAGTACAACCAGGCAGTTGCTGGTGCCCGTAGCGAAGACAAGGCCGCCGCAAACGCTCTCGTGATGCAAGCCAAAGGTGCCAATGCCGAAGTCGATGCCTATCTCGAAGAAACCAAGATTCGCACGCCGATTACCGGTGAAGTTTCTCTCAAGCTCGCCGAAGAAGGCGAAGTTGTCGGTTCCGGTATGCCGATTATCGCCGTGACGGACTTGAACGATTCCTGGGCGGTGTTCCACCTTCGTGAAGATTACCTCAAGAACGTCTCCAAGGGCAAAAAGTTCTACCTCCAGGTTCCGGCTCTCGATAAGACCATCGAAATGACCGTAAGCTACATCGCTTCTGTCGGTGACTATGCTACATGGCGTAGCTCCAAGGAAAGCTCCGGCTTTGACCTCAAGACGTTCGAAGTTCGTTTGCGCCCGACGCACAAGGTTGAAAACCTCCGCCCGGGCATGAGCGTTTTGCTCCCTGTCGACGACATTCAGTAATTGGATAGAAGGTTATCGTGCTGAAAGGTCTTTTAAAGACAATCGGAAAGATTTATTTCGGCCACAAGATTGTTTTGTGGATGATTCTTACGGTGCTCCCCGTCGGCGTTTCCGTGTTTATGCTGGAAATGTTCTCGAGCGAAATCGTGCAGCATATTCCGGTGGGCATTCTCAAGCAAGACAAAAGCCAGCTTGCAGATAAACTTGAAAGGGCGCTCCAGTCAAGCCCTGTTCTCGATGTCGTGTTGAATTGCCATGACATGAGCGAATGTGAACATGCCGTGATTCGCGGGGACTTGCAGACGTTTATCGTGCTCCCGACGGATTTGGAACGCCATGCGCTCCGCCTTGAATCGCCTGTGATTCCGGTTTATTCTAGCGGTCAGAACTACCTCACGAACATGTTTGCAACAAAGGAAATCCGTGCGGTCATTACAAGTGTCGGCTCGGATCTTTTCGCCG
This sequence is a window from Fibrobacter sp. UBA4297. Protein-coding genes within it:
- a CDS encoding HlyD family secretion protein yields the protein MNALKMIGKVVVVLALIVLVIMGISQLQQFATQPREQFLQGQMEARRVLVAGKVPGRIEHLLVHEGDAVYKDSLVAVISSPEIEAKKMQAQGALGAARAQASKARNGARSEDITALKAMANRAQEAATLAKNTYERVQKLYNEGVLPLQKRDEAETQMKATQSAADAARAQYNQAVAGARSEDKAAANALVMQAKGANAEVDAYLEETKIRTPITGEVSLKLAEEGEVVGSGMPIIAVTDLNDSWAVFHLREDYLKNVSKGKKFYLQVPALDKTIEMTVSYIASVGDYATWRSSKESSGFDLKTFEVRLRPTHKVENLRPGMSVLLPVDDIQ